A window from Streptomyces sp. NBC_00299 encodes these proteins:
- a CDS encoding ABC transporter ATP-binding protein: MTTTTTAPTSTTVLDATGVTMRFGGLTAVRDVNLTVNTGEIVGLIGPNGAGKTTFFNCLTGLYIPTEGKVAYKGTVLPPKPHLVTQAGIARTFQNIRLFANMTVLENVLVGRHTRTKEGLWSALLRLPGFKKAEEASRARAMELLEFTGLAAKADHLARNLPYGEQRKLEIARALASEPGLLLLDEPTAGMNPQETRAAEDLIFAIRDQGIAVLVIEHDIRFIMNLCDRVAVLVQGEKIVEGPAEVVQADERVIAAYLGTPFEGEPGKEEVAEVEAAEAGAEAQSSTEGDDK, translated from the coding sequence ATGACCACCACCACGACCGCACCCACCAGCACGACAGTGCTCGACGCCACCGGTGTCACGATGCGCTTCGGCGGTCTGACCGCCGTGCGCGACGTGAACCTCACCGTCAACACCGGCGAGATCGTCGGCCTCATCGGCCCCAACGGCGCCGGCAAGACGACCTTCTTCAACTGCCTCACCGGCCTGTACATCCCCACCGAGGGCAAGGTCGCCTACAAGGGCACCGTCCTGCCGCCCAAGCCGCACCTGGTCACCCAGGCCGGCATCGCCCGAACGTTCCAGAACATCCGGCTCTTCGCCAACATGACCGTTCTGGAGAACGTACTGGTCGGACGGCACACCCGCACCAAGGAAGGCCTCTGGTCGGCCCTGTTGCGCCTGCCCGGCTTCAAGAAGGCCGAGGAGGCGTCCCGGGCCCGGGCCATGGAACTCCTGGAGTTCACCGGTCTCGCCGCCAAGGCCGACCACCTCGCCCGCAACCTGCCCTACGGCGAGCAGCGCAAGCTGGAGATCGCCCGGGCCCTCGCGAGCGAGCCCGGCCTGCTCCTCCTCGACGAGCCCACCGCCGGTATGAACCCGCAGGAGACCCGAGCGGCCGAGGACCTGATCTTCGCCATCCGGGACCAGGGCATCGCCGTCCTCGTCATCGAGCACGACATCCGGTTCATCATGAACCTGTGTGACCGGGTCGCCGTGCTGGTCCAGGGCGAGAAGATCGTCGAGGGCCCCGCGGAGGTCGTCCAGGCCGACGAGCGCGTCATCGCCGCCTACCTCGGTACGCCCTTCGAGGGCGAGCCGGGCAAGGAGGAAGTCGCCGAGGTCGAGGCCGCGGAGGCCGGCGCCGAGGCGCAGAGCAGCACGGAAGGGGACGACAAGTGA
- a CDS encoding ANTAR domain-containing response regulator, whose protein sequence is MTAPESPQPVDAPDDDKSHVPPLTTRVVIAEDEALIRLDLKEMLEEEGYTVVGEAGDGEQAVELAREHRPDLVILDVKMPKLDGISAAEKIAEESIAPVLMLTAFSQRDLVERARDAGAMAYLVKPFSKSDVVPAIEMAVSRFTELKELEKEVADLTLRLETRKLVDRAKSILQTQYGLTEPAAFRWIQKTSMDRRMSMQQVAEAVIQDADEKKAAKG, encoded by the coding sequence GTGACCGCCCCCGAGTCGCCCCAGCCCGTAGACGCGCCCGACGACGACAAGTCGCACGTGCCTCCGCTGACGACCCGTGTCGTCATTGCCGAGGACGAGGCGCTGATCCGGCTCGATCTCAAAGAGATGCTCGAAGAAGAGGGGTACACCGTCGTCGGTGAGGCCGGAGACGGTGAGCAGGCCGTCGAACTGGCCCGCGAGCACAGGCCCGACCTCGTCATCCTCGATGTGAAGATGCCGAAGCTGGACGGCATTTCGGCGGCCGAGAAGATCGCCGAGGAGAGCATCGCCCCGGTGCTGATGCTGACCGCGTTCTCGCAGCGCGACCTCGTCGAGCGGGCCCGGGACGCCGGTGCCATGGCGTACCTGGTCAAGCCGTTCAGCAAGAGCGACGTCGTGCCGGCGATCGAGATGGCCGTCTCGCGGTTCACCGAGCTGAAGGAGCTGGAGAAGGAGGTCGCCGACCTCACCCTGCGCCTGGAGACGCGCAAGCTCGTGGACCGGGCCAAGTCCATCCTCCAGACCCAGTACGGGCTGACCGAGCCCGCCGCCTTCCGGTGGATCCAGAAGACCTCCATGGACCGCCGGATGTCGATGCAGCAGGTCGCCGAGGCCGTCATCCAGGACGCCGACGAGAAGAAGGCCGCCAAGGGCTGA
- a CDS encoding SIMPL domain-containing protein gives MTSPSGELQPAVPYGTPDAPRIAVRGEAHLEVDPEIARIGVTVASRGKDRRAALDDLTRRNTAVLDLIKTYGDAVERVETGAFSISPELKDKGRGERIHAHHGRVHITAELTDFTALGELTTRLADLELTRVDGPWWALRPDSPAHREARQQAVREAVQRAREYAEALGTSLTALVELADIGAENAPPAYPQARGGRMRSMAYAAEEDSAAPLDLEPERQHVHAEVNARFTMAPPHL, from the coding sequence ATGACCTCCCCCTCAGGAGAACTTCAGCCCGCCGTCCCCTACGGCACCCCCGACGCCCCCCGCATCGCCGTCCGTGGTGAGGCCCACCTCGAGGTCGACCCCGAGATCGCCCGCATCGGCGTCACCGTGGCCTCCCGCGGCAAGGACCGCCGCGCCGCCCTGGACGACCTGACCCGCCGCAACACCGCCGTCCTCGACCTCATCAAGACCTACGGCGATGCGGTCGAGCGCGTGGAGACCGGCGCCTTCTCCATCAGCCCCGAACTGAAGGACAAGGGCCGCGGCGAACGCATCCACGCCCATCACGGCCGCGTCCACATCACCGCCGAGCTCACGGACTTCACGGCGCTCGGTGAACTCACGACACGCCTGGCCGACTTGGAGCTCACCCGCGTGGACGGCCCCTGGTGGGCCCTGCGCCCCGACTCGCCGGCCCACCGGGAAGCGCGGCAGCAGGCGGTACGGGAGGCCGTGCAGCGCGCGCGGGAGTACGCGGAGGCACTGGGGACCTCCCTGACCGCGCTGGTGGAACTCGCCGACATCGGCGCGGAGAACGCCCCGCCGGCCTATCCGCAGGCCCGCGGTGGCCGTATGCGCTCGATGGCCTACGCCGCGGAAGAGGACTCCGCCGCCCCTCTCGACCTCGAACCCGAGCGTCAGCACGTCCATGCCGAGGTCAATGCGCGATTCACCATGGCGCCGCCGCATCTGTGA
- a CDS encoding bifunctional metallophosphatase/5'-nucleotidase: MPLNRRKFLTKSAVTGAGVAVAGAVSAPAAQAAQPAKGSRPKKRYALTVMGTTDLHGNIFNWDYFKDAEYSDAKGNAKGLSRVSTLVNQVRDEKGRRNTLLIDAGDTIQGTPLTYYYAKVDPITAKGGPVHPMAAAMNAIGYDAVALGNHEFNYGIETLRKFEDQCHFPLLGANALDAKTLKPAFPPYFIKKFHVPGAPSVKVAVLGLTNPGIAIWDKAYVEGKMVFPGLEEQAAKWVPKLRSMGADVVVVSAHSGSSGTSSYGDQLPYIENSAALVAQQVPGIDAILVGHAHTEIVELLITNEKTGKTVVLSEPLCYAQRLTLFDFELVLDKGCWKVESVKATVRDSKTVADDPKITKLLKDDHDIVVEYVNQIVGTATEKLTTVDARYKDAPIIDLITKVQEDVVKAALAGTEHASLPVISQASPFSRTSEIPAGDVTIRDLSSLYVYDNTLVAKLMTGAQVKAYLEYSAEYFVQTAADAAVDVDKLTNAGNRPDYNYDYVSGLSYEIDVAQAAGSRIKNLAYNGAALDDAQKFVFAVNNYRANGGGAFPHVASAQELWSESTEIRTRIAEWVTAKGVLDPKDFASVDWKLTRNGTPVF, from the coding sequence ATGCCGTTGAACCGCCGTAAGTTCCTGACGAAGTCCGCCGTGACCGGAGCGGGGGTGGCGGTGGCCGGTGCGGTGAGCGCCCCGGCGGCGCAGGCCGCGCAGCCGGCGAAGGGGTCCCGGCCGAAGAAGCGGTACGCGCTGACGGTGATGGGCACGACCGACCTGCACGGCAACATCTTCAACTGGGACTACTTCAAGGACGCGGAGTACTCCGACGCCAAGGGCAACGCGAAGGGCCTGTCCCGGGTCTCGACACTGGTGAACCAGGTCCGCGACGAGAAGGGCCGCCGCAACACGCTGCTCATCGACGCGGGCGACACGATCCAGGGCACCCCGCTGACGTACTACTACGCCAAGGTCGACCCGATCACCGCCAAGGGCGGTCCGGTCCACCCGATGGCGGCGGCGATGAACGCCATCGGGTACGACGCGGTGGCGCTCGGCAACCACGAGTTCAACTACGGCATCGAGACGCTGCGCAAGTTCGAGGACCAGTGCCACTTCCCGCTGCTGGGTGCCAACGCGCTGGACGCGAAGACGCTGAAGCCCGCCTTCCCGCCGTACTTCATCAAGAAGTTCCACGTGCCCGGCGCCCCGTCGGTCAAGGTCGCGGTCCTCGGTCTGACCAACCCCGGCATCGCGATCTGGGACAAGGCGTACGTCGAGGGCAAGATGGTGTTCCCGGGTCTGGAGGAGCAGGCCGCGAAGTGGGTGCCGAAGCTGCGCTCGATGGGTGCGGACGTGGTGGTCGTGTCGGCGCACTCGGGTTCGTCGGGGACGTCGTCCTACGGTGACCAGCTGCCGTACATCGAGAACTCGGCGGCGCTGGTCGCCCAGCAGGTGCCGGGCATCGACGCGATCCTCGTTGGGCACGCGCACACGGAGATCGTGGAGCTGCTGATCACGAACGAGAAGACGGGCAAGACCGTCGTGCTGTCCGAGCCGCTGTGCTATGCCCAGCGACTGACGCTGTTCGACTTCGAGCTGGTCCTCGACAAGGGCTGCTGGAAGGTCGAGTCGGTGAAGGCGACGGTGCGCGACTCGAAGACGGTCGCCGACGACCCGAAGATCACCAAGCTGCTGAAGGACGACCACGACATCGTGGTGGAGTACGTCAACCAGATCGTCGGCACGGCGACCGAGAAGCTGACGACGGTCGACGCCCGCTACAAGGACGCCCCGATCATCGACCTGATCACCAAGGTCCAGGAGGACGTGGTCAAGGCGGCTCTGGCGGGCACGGAGCACGCCTCGCTGCCCGTCATCTCCCAGGCCTCCCCGTTCTCGCGCACCTCGGAGATCCCGGCCGGCGACGTGACCATCCGGGATCTGTCGAGCCTGTACGTGTACGACAACACGCTGGTCGCCAAGCTGATGACGGGTGCGCAGGTCAAGGCGTACCTGGAGTACTCGGCGGAGTACTTCGTGCAGACCGCAGCCGACGCGGCCGTCGACGTCGACAAGCTCACGAACGCCGGCAACCGCCCCGACTACAACTACGACTACGTGTCAGGGCTGTCGTACGAGATCGACGTCGCGCAGGCGGCGGGTTCGCGGATCAAGAACCTGGCCTACAACGGTGCCGCGCTCGACGACGCCCAGAAGTTCGTGTTCGCGGTGAACAACTACCGGGCCAACGGCGGCGGCGCGTTCCCGCACGTGGCGTCGGCTCAGGAGCTGTGGTCGGAGTCGACGGAGATCCGCACCCGGATCGCGGAGTGGGTGACCGCGAAGGGCGTGCTGGACCCGAAGGACTTCGCGTCGGTGGACTGGAAGCTCACGCGGAACGGCACGCCGGTGTTCTAG
- the pyk gene encoding pyruvate kinase, whose amino-acid sequence MRRAKIVCTLGPATDSYDQIKALVDAGMDVARFNLSHGGHADHEERYQHVRKASDETGRSVGVLADLQGPKIRLGRFTEGPVLLERGDTFTITVEEGAEGDRQQCGTTYAGLAADVIPGERILVDDGKVCLEVTSVDGPRVHTTVVEGGMISDNKGLNLPGVAVSVPALSEKDEADLRWALRTGFDVIALSFVRSGRDIEDVHRIMDEEGRRLPVIAKVEKPQAVEAIDDIVAAFDGIMVARGDLGVEMPLEQVPIVQKRAIKLAKRNAKPVIVATQMLDSMIENSRPTRAEASDVANAVIDGTDAVMLSGETSVGKYPIETVRTMAKIVEAAEEDILAKGLPPLTERNKPRTQPGAVARAAAEIGDFLGAKFLVAFTQSGDTARRLSRYRSPIPLLAFTPEPATRSQLNLTWGVETFLGPHVESTDAMVDQVDELLLKYGRCKKGDTVVITAGSPPGVSGSTNMVRVHHIGEDDSPK is encoded by the coding sequence ATGCGCCGAGCGAAAATCGTCTGCACCCTGGGCCCCGCCACCGACTCGTACGACCAGATAAAGGCACTGGTCGACGCCGGAATGGACGTCGCCCGATTCAACCTCAGCCACGGCGGCCACGCCGATCACGAGGAGCGCTACCAGCACGTGCGGAAGGCCTCCGACGAGACCGGCCGCAGCGTCGGCGTCCTCGCCGACCTTCAAGGCCCGAAGATCCGCCTCGGCCGCTTCACCGAAGGACCCGTACTCCTTGAACGCGGGGACACCTTCACCATCACGGTCGAGGAGGGCGCCGAGGGTGACCGCCAGCAGTGCGGGACCACCTACGCCGGCCTCGCCGCGGACGTCATCCCCGGCGAACGCATCCTCGTCGACGACGGCAAGGTGTGCCTGGAGGTCACTTCCGTCGACGGACCACGCGTCCACACGACGGTGGTCGAAGGCGGCATGATCTCCGACAACAAGGGCCTCAACCTCCCGGGCGTCGCAGTGTCTGTCCCCGCCCTGTCGGAGAAGGACGAGGCGGACCTGCGCTGGGCGCTGCGCACGGGCTTCGACGTCATCGCGCTTTCGTTCGTGCGGAGCGGCCGGGACATCGAGGACGTCCACCGCATCATGGACGAGGAAGGCCGCCGCCTCCCGGTGATCGCCAAGGTGGAGAAGCCGCAGGCGGTCGAGGCGATCGACGACATCGTGGCCGCCTTCGACGGCATCATGGTCGCCCGCGGCGACCTGGGCGTGGAGATGCCGCTGGAACAGGTCCCGATCGTCCAGAAGCGCGCCATCAAGCTGGCCAAGCGCAACGCCAAGCCGGTGATCGTGGCGACGCAAATGCTCGACTCGATGATCGAGAACTCCCGCCCGACGAGGGCGGAGGCGTCGGACGTGGCGAACGCCGTCATCGACGGCACGGACGCGGTGATGCTGTCCGGCGAGACAAGCGTCGGCAAGTACCCCATCGAGACCGTCCGGACGATGGCGAAGATCGTCGAGGCGGCCGAGGAGGACATCCTCGCCAAGGGCCTGCCGCCCCTGACCGAACGCAACAAGCCCCGCACCCAGCCCGGCGCGGTGGCCCGCGCGGCGGCCGAGATCGGCGACTTCCTGGGCGCGAAGTTCCTGGTCGCCTTCACCCAGTCCGGCGACACGGCCCGCCGCCTGTCCCGCTACCGCTCGCCGATTCCACTGCTGGCCTTCACGCCCGAGCCGGCCACTCGGTCCCAGCTGAATCTGACGTGGGGTGTGGAGACGTTCCTGGGGCCGCATGTCGAGTCGACGGACGCGATGGTCGACCAGGTGGATGAGCTGTTGCTGAAATACGGCCGCTGCAAGAAGGGCGACACCGTCGTCATTACAGCGGGATCGCCTCCCGGTGTGTCGGGCTCGACGAACATGGTGCGGGTGCATCACATCGGCGAGGACGACAGCCCCAAGTAA
- a CDS encoding pyridoxal phosphate-dependent decarboxylase family protein → MSTLPSLASGPEGSHALRPLLDTVLDALGEGARARRGPLPSGGPDAVAERMRAAVGDPLPDEGDLNALHTLVRAFAEAAADPADPLCTAHLHCPPLALATAADLAASALNPSLDSWDQAPGASELEALVTGALAGEVFGGEEGERARRVTPAPRATPPHRPPTALITTGGTESNQLALLIAREAHGAGVRLVHGANAHHSLPRAAWLLGLPDPVVVPAPAGVLDPAALDEALTQLPGPHLVAATAGTTDAGLIDPLPEIAALCAAHGARLHVDAAYGGGLLFSDRYRKRLTGLDAADTVTLDLHKLGWQPVAAGLLAVRDPGGLAVLHHRADYLNADDDVEAGLPDLLGRSLRTSRRPDVLKIAVTLRALGRSGLGRLVEQVCARALEFAHLVHGHPAFELYDQPTISTVLFRPAHATDDAVAAVRRTLLTDGRAVLGRARIDGRLWLKATLLNPHTRPDDLAALLKLVEGNTPG, encoded by the coding sequence ATGAGCACGCTGCCGTCGCTCGCTTCAGGCCCGGAAGGCTCCCACGCCCTGCGGCCGTTGCTCGACACCGTGCTCGACGCGCTGGGCGAGGGCGCCCGCGCACGCCGGGGCCCTCTGCCCTCGGGCGGCCCGGACGCGGTGGCCGAGCGCATGCGGGCCGCGGTCGGGGACCCGCTGCCGGACGAGGGCGACCTGAACGCACTCCACACCCTCGTCCGGGCCTTCGCAGAAGCCGCCGCCGACCCGGCGGACCCCCTGTGCACCGCCCACCTCCACTGCCCACCCCTCGCCCTCGCCACCGCCGCCGATCTGGCCGCCTCCGCCCTCAACCCCTCCCTGGACTCCTGGGACCAGGCGCCGGGCGCGTCGGAGCTGGAGGCGCTGGTGACGGGGGCGCTCGCGGGGGAGGTCTTCGGCGGCGAGGAAGGGGAGCGGGCGCGCCGCGTCACCCCGGCTCCCCGGGCCACCCCACCCCACCGGCCCCCCACCGCCCTCATCACCACCGGCGGCACCGAATCCAACCAACTCGCCCTCCTGATCGCCCGCGAAGCGCACGGCGCCGGAGTCAGGCTGGTGCACGGGGCGAACGCTCATCACTCGCTGCCCCGTGCCGCCTGGCTGCTGGGGCTGCCGGACCCCGTCGTCGTGCCCGCGCCCGCCGGTGTCCTCGACCCCGCCGCACTCGACGAGGCCCTCACCCAGCTGCCCGGCCCCCACCTGGTCGCGGCCACCGCGGGCACCACCGACGCCGGGCTCATCGACCCGCTCCCCGAGATCGCCGCCCTGTGCGCCGCCCACGGCGCCCGGCTGCACGTCGACGCCGCCTATGGCGGAGGCCTCCTGTTCAGCGACCGGTACCGCAAGCGGCTCACCGGCCTGGACGCCGCCGACACCGTCACCCTCGATCTGCACAAGCTCGGCTGGCAGCCCGTCGCCGCGGGGCTCCTCGCCGTCCGTGACCCGGGCGGCCTCGCCGTGCTCCACCACCGCGCCGACTACCTCAACGCCGACGACGACGTCGAGGCCGGCCTGCCGGACCTGCTCGGCCGGTCCCTGCGCACCAGCCGCCGACCCGACGTCCTCAAGATCGCCGTCACTCTCAGGGCCCTCGGCCGCAGCGGCCTCGGCCGGCTCGTCGAGCAAGTCTGCGCGAGAGCCCTGGAGTTCGCCCACCTCGTCCACGGTCACCCCGCGTTCGAGCTCTACGACCAGCCCACCATCAGCACGGTCCTGTTCCGGCCCGCACACGCCACCGACGACGCCGTCGCCGCCGTACGCCGAACGCTCCTCACCGACGGCCGCGCCGTCCTCGGCCGGGCCCGCATAGACGGTCGCCTGTGGCTGAAAGCGACCCTCCTCAATCCCCACACGCGCCCGGACGACCTGGCCGCCCTCCTGAAACTGGTGGAAGGAAACACCCCCGGATGA
- a CDS encoding ABC transporter ATP-binding protein, with amino-acid sequence MTALLEVEDLRVAYGKIEAVKGISFKVEAGEVVTLIGTNGAGKTTTLRTLSGLLQPLSGEIKFDGKSLKKVPAHKVVSLGLAHSPEGRHIFPRMTIEDNLRLGAFLRTDKEAIEKDIKRAYDLFPILGERRKQAAGTLSGGEQQMLAMGRALMSRPKLLMLDEPSMGLSPIMMQKIMATIQELKSQGTTILLIEQNAQAALSLADHGHVMEVGKIVLSGSGQDLLHDESVRKAYLGED; translated from the coding sequence GTGACCGCACTGCTGGAGGTCGAGGACCTCAGGGTCGCCTACGGCAAGATCGAGGCCGTCAAGGGCATCTCGTTCAAGGTGGAAGCGGGCGAGGTCGTCACCCTCATCGGCACCAACGGTGCCGGCAAGACCACGACCCTGCGCACGCTGTCGGGTCTGCTCCAGCCGCTGTCCGGCGAGATCAAGTTCGACGGCAAGTCGCTGAAGAAGGTCCCCGCCCACAAGGTCGTCTCGCTGGGGCTCGCCCACTCCCCCGAGGGGCGGCACATCTTCCCCCGCATGACGATCGAGGACAACCTCCGGCTCGGCGCGTTCCTGCGCACCGACAAGGAGGCCATCGAGAAGGACATCAAGCGCGCCTACGACCTGTTCCCCATCCTCGGAGAGCGCCGCAAGCAGGCCGCGGGCACCCTCTCCGGCGGTGAGCAGCAGATGCTCGCCATGGGACGGGCGCTGATGTCCCGACCGAAGCTGCTCATGCTGGACGAGCCCTCCATGGGCCTCTCCCCCATCATGATGCAGAAGATCATGGCGACCATTCAGGAGCTCAAGTCCCAGGGCACCACCATCCTGCTCATCGAGCAGAACGCCCAGGCCGCACTCTCCCTGGCCGACCACGGGCACGTCATGGAGGTCGGCAAGATCGTCCTCTCCGGCAGCGGACAGGACCTGCTGCACGACGAGTCGGTGCGCAAGGCGTACCTGGGCGAGGACTGA
- a CDS encoding helix-turn-helix domain-containing protein, with protein sequence MNFHGTEVRQQVLTLLRGGAKNADVARTFNVPPGTIAYWKHLDRAKRDECPGKHDPKCPRCDGRDLDTASYSYLLGLYLGDGHISHYSAHRVPNLMITCTEAWPGLMDDCEQAMRSVFPDNSVCRVRKIGCRNVKVYSKHLHCLFPQHGPGRKHERYITLEPWQQEIVDAHPWKFIRGLIHSDGCRITNWTTRMVGGERKRYEYPRYLFTNVSDDIRQLYTDTLDKLGVEWTHCTRHGHPYNISVARRASVALMDTHVGPKH encoded by the coding sequence ATGAACTTTCATGGCACTGAAGTGCGACAGCAGGTCCTCACGCTCCTGCGCGGCGGCGCAAAGAACGCGGACGTCGCTCGCACGTTCAACGTCCCACCCGGCACCATCGCTTACTGGAAGCACCTGGATCGCGCGAAACGCGATGAGTGCCCAGGGAAACACGATCCGAAGTGCCCCCGCTGCGATGGCCGAGATCTCGACACCGCGTCGTACAGCTACCTGCTCGGCCTCTATCTCGGAGACGGCCACATCAGTCACTATTCAGCGCACCGCGTACCCAACCTCATGATCACCTGTACCGAGGCGTGGCCCGGCCTGATGGACGACTGCGAGCAGGCCATGCGCTCGGTCTTTCCAGACAACTCCGTCTGCCGCGTCCGCAAAATCGGCTGCCGCAACGTGAAGGTGTACTCAAAACATCTGCACTGCCTGTTCCCGCAGCATGGACCCGGCAGGAAGCACGAGCGCTACATCACCCTCGAACCCTGGCAGCAGGAGATCGTCGACGCGCACCCCTGGAAGTTCATCCGCGGCCTCATCCACTCCGACGGCTGCCGCATCACCAACTGGACGACCCGTATGGTCGGCGGTGAGCGCAAGCGCTACGAATACCCGCGCTACCTCTTCACCAACGTGTCCGACGACATCCGTCAGCTCTACACGGACACCCTCGACAAGCTCGGCGTCGAGTGGACGCACTGCACGCGTCACGGCCACCCGTACAACATCTCCGTCGCCCGCAGAGCCTCCGTAGCCCTCATGGACACCCACGTAGGCCCCAAGCACTGA
- a CDS encoding lysine N(6)-hydroxylase/L-ornithine N(5)-oxygenase family protein, with product MTPQTNPADRHSNPPGQDPETPRDLVGIGIGPFNLSLAALAHPLAELDAVFYEQRTAFAWHPGLLIEGSRIQVPFLADLVTLADPASPWSFLSYLRTRDRLFPFYFAERFHIQRAEYDAYCRWVCENLPGLRFGHQVDAVRFNSERDVFEVDFTQLAPDGEAEALGRTYAKNIVLGIGTEPDVPDPLRPLVEAAAVPVIHAADYLEHRERLLAAEHITVIGSGQSGAEIFLDLLRRRPAGRERMHWLGRTEAFAPMEYSKLGLEHFTPDYTRYFQALGEPVRDSLVASQWQLHKGIDAETLAAIHDELYRRTLDGGWPDTVLTPGVQVRTAGRIATTKVELHLEHVHQNTRSRLTTDAVVLATGYRERPLTRILAGLDPYMRLDSRERPRIDDQYRLVMDPSVTGSGCNVYVQNAERHTHGIGTPDLGLAAWRSASILNSVTGKETYPLPSRTAFTTFGLAQQEPRIPRARQPRVLTPLMDGI from the coding sequence ATGACCCCGCAGACCAACCCAGCCGACCGGCACTCCAACCCCCCGGGCCAGGACCCCGAGACCCCCCGCGACCTCGTCGGCATCGGTATCGGCCCCTTCAACCTCTCCCTCGCCGCCCTGGCCCACCCCCTCGCCGAACTCGACGCCGTCTTCTACGAGCAGCGCACCGCGTTCGCCTGGCACCCGGGCCTTCTCATCGAGGGGTCCCGCATCCAGGTCCCCTTCCTCGCGGACCTGGTGACGCTCGCCGACCCTGCGAGCCCGTGGTCGTTCCTCAGCTACCTCAGGACCCGCGACCGGCTCTTCCCCTTCTACTTCGCCGAGCGCTTCCACATCCAGCGCGCCGAGTACGACGCCTACTGCCGCTGGGTCTGCGAGAACCTCCCCGGGCTGCGCTTCGGCCACCAGGTCGACGCGGTCCGCTTCAACTCCGAACGCGACGTCTTCGAGGTCGACTTCACCCAGCTCGCCCCGGACGGAGAAGCCGAGGCGCTCGGCCGTACGTACGCGAAGAACATCGTCCTCGGCATCGGCACCGAACCGGATGTCCCCGACCCGCTCAGGCCCCTCGTCGAGGCGGCCGCCGTCCCGGTCATCCACGCCGCCGACTACCTCGAACACCGCGAGCGGCTGCTCGCCGCCGAGCACATCACCGTCATCGGCTCCGGACAGTCCGGTGCCGAGATCTTCCTCGACCTGCTGCGGCGCCGGCCGGCCGGGCGCGAGCGGATGCACTGGCTCGGGCGCACCGAGGCCTTCGCGCCCATGGAGTACTCCAAGCTCGGCCTGGAGCACTTCACCCCCGACTACACCCGCTACTTCCAGGCACTCGGCGAGCCGGTCCGCGACAGCCTCGTAGCCTCGCAGTGGCAGCTCCACAAGGGCATCGACGCCGAAACCCTCGCCGCCATCCACGACGAGCTCTACCGCCGCACCCTGGACGGCGGCTGGCCCGACACCGTCCTCACGCCCGGCGTGCAGGTGCGCACCGCGGGCCGGATCGCCACGACCAAGGTGGAGCTCCATCTGGAGCACGTCCACCAGAACACCCGCTCACGCCTGACCACCGACGCGGTCGTCCTCGCCACCGGCTACCGTGAGCGCCCCCTCACCCGCATCCTCGCCGGCCTCGACCCCTACATGCGCCTCGACAGCCGGGAACGCCCGCGCATCGACGACCAGTACCGCCTGGTCATGGACCCGTCCGTCACCGGCTCCGGCTGCAACGTCTACGTCCAGAACGCCGAGCGCCACACCCACGGCATCGGCACCCCCGACCTCGGCCTCGCGGCCTGGCGCAGCGCCAGCATCCTCAACTCCGTCACCGGCAAGGAGACCTACCCGCTGCCCAGCCGTACGGCGTTCACCACCTTCGGCCTCGCACAGCAGGAGCCCCGGATCCCGCGGGCGCGTCAGCCGAGGGTGCTGACACCGCTGATGGACGGGATCTGA